The following coding sequences are from one Nicotiana tomentosiformis chromosome 3, ASM39032v3, whole genome shotgun sequence window:
- the LOC104085416 gene encoding U-box domain-containing protein 1-like, with translation MNELPLPLMVSSGFLPSRNLLETLIHISNQVLSMEKLPFLQVKNISTMVRRIKILSSLFEEIQESSSTALLPPSSILCLTELFSVIRKVKLLIGSCKESSSLWNLMQTELVSNQFHALMKEMEKALDILPLRLLHVTVDTKEQVELLLKHAKRADLFIDPREIQKREEILQLMANINCDKNSKNKGFIDFRRMKDTMSSVGLRSSLDYEEEISKLEAEAEKQAGTGGLIAISNINSLISLISLSKAAILEEEHLMIKQILKQPAPMSARADQCSLCYSVVPDIPDEFRCPISLDLMRDPVIIASGHTYDRNSIAQWINSGHHTCPKSGQRLIHMALIPNYALKSLIHQWCLENNIPITEPTLSPSDSEGSSSSKIKNCDKAIDYISATKAATDAVKMTAEFLVGKLATGSPDIQRQAAYELRLLAKTGMDNRRIIAESGAIPFLMTLLCSRDPRIQENAVTALLNLSIHENNKILIMSAGVIDSLIEVLQCGKTMEARENAAAAIFSLSVIDEYKVIIGARTRAIPALVGLLEEGTTAGKKDAAIALFNLAVYDANRPSIVLAGAVPLLINLLMDDKASITDDALAVLALVLGCNEGLQALRKSRILVPLLVDLLRFGSSKGKDHSITLLLGLCKDSGEEVAGKLLMNPRSIPSLQSLSADGSLRARRKADALLRLLNRCCSQSQ, from the coding sequence ATGAATGAACTTCCACTTCCACTCATGGTTTCCTCAGGATTTCTCCCAAGTAGGAATTTGCTGGAAACACTGATTCACATCTCTAACCAAGTATTGTCAATGGAAAAGCTTCCATTTTTACAGGTGAAGAACATCTCAACAATGGTAAGAAGGatcaagattctttcttcattgttTGAAGAAATTCAAGAATCATCATCCACTGCACTACTTCCACCATCCTCAATCCTCTGCTTGACTGAGCTTTTCTCTGTTATAAGAAAGGTAAAGCTCCTCATAGGAAGTTGCAAAGAGAGCAGTTCTTTGTGGAATCTCATGCAAACAGAACTTGTTTCCAACCAATTTCATGCACTGATGAAGGAAATGGAAAAGGCACTTGATATTTTACCTTTGAGATTGCTTCATGTAACTGTAGACACCAAGGAGCAAGTGGAGCTACTTCTTAAGCACGCGAAAAGGGCTGACTTGTTCATTGATCCTCGAGAAATTCAGAAAAGGGAAGAGATTCTCCAGTTGATGGCTAATATTAACTGTGATAAGAACAGCAAGAACAAAGGCTTCATTGACTTTCGGAGAATGAAGGACACTATGAGCAGCGTTGGTTTGAGAAGCTCATTAGATTATGAGGAAGAGATCTCGAAATTAGAGGCAGAAGCTGAGAAACAGGCAGGCACAGGTGGACTCATCGCCATCTCGAATATCAACAGCCTAATATCCTTGATCTCCTTATCGAAAGCAGCAATTTTGGAAGAAGAACACCTCATGATTAAGCAAATTTTGAAGCAGCCAGCACCAATGAGTGCTCGTGCTGATCAATGCTCCTTGTGTTATTCAGTGGTTCCCGACATCCCTGATGAATTCCGGTGTCCAATTTCACTTGACTTGATGAGGGATCCTGTCATAATAGCATCAGGCCATACTTATGATCGAAATTCAATCGCTCAGTGGATAAATTCAGGGCACCACACTTGTCCAAAAAGTGGTCAGAGGCTGATACATATGGCTCTCATTCCTAACTATGCACTGAAAAGTCTAATCCATCAATGGTGCCTAGAGAACAACATTCCAATAACAGAACCTACATTATCTCCTTCAGATTCAGAAGGCAGCAGCAGCAGTAAGATTAAGAACTGTGACAAGGCGATTGACTACATTTCTGCCACTAAAGCTGCTACAGATGCTGTCAAAATGACAGCGGAATTTTTAGTCGGGAAACTGGCAACAGGATCTCCTGATATACAGAGACAGGCAGCGTATGAGTTAAGATTGCTCGCGAAAACTGGAATGGACAATCGCAGAATTATAGCTGAGTCTGGAGCTATTCCATTTCTGATGACTCTGCTATGTTCCCGTGATCCAAGAATCCAGGAGAATGCAGTCACAGCATTGCTCAACCTTTCAATACATGAGAATAACAAGATCCTGATTATGTCTGCTGGTGTTATCGACAGCTTAATTGAAGTCCTCCAATGTGGGAAAACAATGGAAGCAAGAGAAAATGCAGCAGCAGCAATATTCAGCTTGTCTGTAATCGACGAATACAAAGTAATCATAGGGGCACGTACCAGAGCGATTCCAGCTTTGGTCGGACTCTTAGAAGAAGGAACTACAGCAGGGAAAAAGGATGCTGCTATAGCACTCTTTAACCTTGCAGTCTATGATGCTAACAGGCCAAGTATAGTGCTTGCTGGAGCTGTTCCTCTACTTATTAATCTTCTGATGGATGACAAAGCTAGTATAACTGATGATGCATTGGCGGTTCTTGCCCTTGTCTTGGGCTGCAACGAAGGGCTGCAAGCGTTGAGAAAGAGTAGGATCTTGGTTCCTCTTCTTGTTGATCTATTGAGATTTGGATCTTCAAAAGGGAAGGATCATTCAATAACACTACTGCTGGGACTCTGCAAGGATAGTGGAGAGGAGGTTGCAGGAAAATTACTAATGAATCCAAGAAGTATTCCTTCTCTCCAAAGCTTGTCTGCAGACGGATCCCTGAGAGCTCGAAGAAAGGCTGACGCTCTCCTAAGATTACTCAATAGATGCTGCTCTCAATCTCAGTAA